GAGTTTTACCTGTACCCAAAAATTTTATCTCAGTTAGACTTTCACCGTCTTCTAGTGCACAAGTGTCATTTTCTAGCAACAGATGCGTCATACCGTTTGGTGAGTAAACATCCCCTTCAGGGCCATACTCAATTAAACATCCATTACCGTAGTCGTAATTACCATAGATCTTATTCACGACCACCATACCAAAGTTATACCAACTGAGTTCCCAATCATCATTTAAGAAATCAAACACATTACGGAACATGCTTTCATCAGTGAATGGTATCGGCAAGTCAAACTTAATATAGTTACCTTGGTTGATTTGGTATTCAACACCGTTAACTTCGATAAAACGCTGACCTTCTTTTACGATGACATTATTTTCATCTTCAGCATATTTACGCAGCTCAGTGATACGCTGCTGAATTTGGCTATGAGTATCGTTAAGTTCATTAGCAAAGGAGGGGTTATTGCTGGCCTGTACAACACCAGATAACAGCGCTGAGCCGATAATTAGAGACAAACATTTTTTATTCATCGCTTTACCACTTATTTATTAAGAAGATATCAATCTTATTCCCAGCCAAACAGAACGGCAATCCGTTTATTTGGAAGTAAGATCGCGATACACAAAAGACATCTGTCCCTTAAGAAAGATTTTCCGCAGAAGATAAGTCAGCTTTGAACCACATAGTAAAATGGCATATTCAGAATCACTTGTTAAACATTGGATCGTTCACCTTTCGGTGGGTTTTCAACTCGCTTGCGATCTTGCTTTGCTCTTTCTCCTAAATATATGGTTGGTATCCAATACGCACTCAAATCCCAGAGTAAGGCATTATCTACTCCCACATCTCGTAGCGTAATAACCTATTACTACAGAAACAAAAAAGGCACCAGAAGGTGCCTTTTATATTTAAAGTTCTTAACGATTAATCGTCAGAAGAGAAGCCAGCATTTAGAAGGGCTGCTAGATTGTCCGTTGCTTGTTCAGCAGAAGGACCTTCTTGCGCTTCAACACGCTTAGCTTGACGCTCTTGGTGGTAAGCGAAACCTGTACCTGCAGGAATCAAACGACCAACAATTACGTTCTCTTTTAGACCACGTAGATCATCACGCTTACCAGAAACCGCAGCTTCTGTTAGTACGCGAGTCGTCTCTTGGAACGATGCCGCAGAGATGAACGACTCAGTCGCTAGAGATGCCTTCGTGATACCCAGTAGCTCACGCTCGAAACGTGCTGGCTCTTTACCTTCAGCTTCTAGATTACGGTTAGCAATCTTAACTTGTGAGTATTCAACTTGCTCACCAGGTAAGAACTCAGAATCACCAGCGAAAGTAATCGTACACTTACGAAGCATCTGACGAACGATAGTTTCAATGTGCTTATCGTTAATCTTAACCCCTTGTAGACGGTAAACTTCTTGTACTTCGTTAGCGATGTACTGAGTTACCGCGTGTACGCCACGCAAACGTAGGATGTCATGTGGAGACTCTGGGCCATCTGCGATGACATCGCCACATTCAACACGCTCACCTTCAAACACGTTCAATTGACGGTGTTTAGGGATCATCTCTTCATATGCTTCACCGCTATCGCGAGTGATAACAAGACGGCGTTTACCTTTAGTTTCTTTACCGAAGCTAACTGTACCAGTATGCTCAGCAAGAATCGCAGGCTCTTTAGGCTTACGAGCTTCGAATAGGTCAGCTACGCGTGGTAGACCACCGGTGATATCTTTGTTACCGCCAGATTTCTGAGGGATACGAGATAGTGTGTCACCAATGCCAACTTCAGCGCCATCTTCGATGTTTACAATCGCTTTACCAGGTAGGAAGTAGTGAGCTGGCATTTCTGTACCAGGGATCATTACATCGTTACCTTGCTCATCAACAAGTTTGATAGCTGGACGCATATCTTTACCTGCTGCTGGGCGAGCGGCTGGGTCAGTTACTTCGCTTGAAGATAGACCAGTTAGGTCATCTGTTTGACGAGAAACTGTAACACCGTCGATCATGTCTACGAACTGGATGCGACCTGCCACTTCAGTGATGATTGGCATGGTGTGCGCTTCCCAGTTAGCAACAACTTCACCAGTTGTTACTGCGTCGTTGTCGCCTTTGCTTAGGATAGAACCGTAAGGAAGTTTGTGCTTCTCTTTAGTACGACCGAATTCATCAATGATTGTTAGCTCAGATGCACGAGACGTGATGACTAGCTTCTTATCTTTGTTGATTACGAACTTAGCGTTGTGTAGTTTAACGGTACCTGTTGTCTTCGCTTGGATGCTGTTCTCTGCTGCTGCAGTAGATGCCGCACCACCGATGTGGAACGTACGCATCGTAAGCTGTGTACCCGGTTCACCGATAGACTGAGCAGCGATTACACCAACTGCTTCACCTTGGTTCACTAGGTGACCACGTGCTAGGTCACGACCGTAACACTGTGCACAACAACCGAAGTCAGAATCACAAGTAACGACAGAGCGCACTTTCATGCTGTCTACTGAGTTATCTTCCATGATCTGACACCACTTCTCATCAATGAGAGTGTTACGTGGGATCAGAACTTCTTCTGTACCTGGCTTAAGAACGTCTTCAGCGACTACACGACCTAGAGCTAGCTCAGTTAGTGCAACTTTAACATCACCACCCTCGATGTGAGGCATCATGTCAACACCTTCGTGGGTACCACAGTCATGCTCAGTAACAACAACGTCTTGAGCAACGTCTACTAGACGACGAGTTAGGTAACCCGAGTTTGCTGTCTTCAGTGCCGTATCCGCAAGACCCTTACGAGCACCGTGCGTTGAGATAAAGTACTGAAGTACGTTTAGACCTTCTTTAAAGTTCGCAGTGATCGGCGTTTCGATGATCGAACCATCCGGACGTGCCATCAGACCACGCATACCCGCTAGCTGACGAATCTGTGCTGCAGAACCACGAGCGCCCGAGTCAGCCATCATGTAGATGCTGTTAAACGATTCTTGTTGCTCTTCTTCACCATCACGGTTAATAACCGTTTCAGATGAAAGGTTTGCCATCATCGCTTTTGCTACGCGATCGTTGGTCGATGCCCAGATATCGATCACTTTGTTGTATCGCTCACCCGCAGTAACAAGACCAGATTGGTACTGTTCTTGGATTTCACGTACTTCTTCTTCCGCTTCTGCGATTTCAGTGTACTTAGCTGCTGGTACAACCATATCATCGATACCAACCGATACACCTGATAGTGCCGCGTATGCGAAACCAGTGTACATGATTTGGTCAGCGAAGATTACAGTGTCTTTCAGACCAAGCTTACGGTATGCCTCGTTCAATAGGTTAGAAATCTGCTTCTTACCTAATTTTTGGTTAACGATGCTGTACGGCAGGCCTGCTGGAACGATTTGCCAAAGCATTGCACGACCGATAGTGGTATCAACCATCTTAGTCTCAGTTGTGCTATGACCGTCTTCATCAACAACAGTTTCAGTGATACGAACTTTTACTCGTGCGTGAAGCTCAGCCGTCTTGGTGCGGTATGCCTTTTCAGCCTCTTCTGGGCCAGCAAGGTACATACCCTCGCCTTTAACATTGATCTTTTCACGAGTCATGTAGTACAGACCCAATACAACGTCCTGAGAAGGTACGATGATCGGATCACCTGACGCTGGCGACAGAATGTTGTTTGTCGACATCATCAGTGTACGAGCTTCAAGCTGTGCTTCTAGAGTTAGAGGCACGTGAACCGCCATTTGGTCACCATCGAAGTCCGCGTTGTACGCCGCACAAACAAGTGGGTGTAGCTGGATAGCTTTACCTTCGATCAGTACTGGTTCGAACGCCTGAATACCAAGACGGTGAAGTGTTGGTGCACGGTTCAATAGTACTGGGTGTTCACGGATAACTTCGTCTAGGATATCCCAAACAACCGCTTCTTCACGCTCAACCATTTTCTTCGCTGCTTTGATCGTCGTCGCCATGCCACGAGTCTCTAGCTTGCTGTAGATAAATGGTTTAAATAGCTCTAGTGCCATCTTCTTAGGAAGACCACACTGATGTAGACGAAGGTATGGACCTACTGTGATTACAGAACGGCCAGAGTAGTCTACACGCTTACCAAGAAGGTTCTGACGGAAACGACCTTGTTTACCCTTGATCATATCAGCAAGAGATTTCAGAGGACGTTTGT
This window of the Vibrio azureus genome carries:
- the rpoC gene encoding DNA-directed RNA polymerase subunit beta' — protein: MKDLLNFLKAQHKTEEFDAIKIGLSSPDMIRSWSFGEVKKPETINYRTFKPERDGLFCARIFGPVKDYECLCGKYKRLKHRGVICEKCGVEVTQTKVRRDRMGHIELASPVAHIWFLKSLPSRIGLLMDIPLRDIERVLYFEMYVVTEPGMTDLEKGQMLTEEEYLDRLEEWGDEFTAKMGAEAIKDLLGSMDMQAEAEQMREELETTNSETKRKKVTKRLKLVEAFIQSGNNPEWMILTVLPVLPPDLRPLVPLDGGRFATSDLNDLYRRVINRNNRLKRLLELAAPDIIVRNEKRMLQESVDALLDNGRRGRAITGSNKRPLKSLADMIKGKQGRFRQNLLGKRVDYSGRSVITVGPYLRLHQCGLPKKMALELFKPFIYSKLETRGMATTIKAAKKMVEREEAVVWDILDEVIREHPVLLNRAPTLHRLGIQAFEPVLIEGKAIQLHPLVCAAYNADFDGDQMAVHVPLTLEAQLEARTLMMSTNNILSPASGDPIIVPSQDVVLGLYYMTREKINVKGEGMYLAGPEEAEKAYRTKTAELHARVKVRITETVVDEDGHSTTETKMVDTTIGRAMLWQIVPAGLPYSIVNQKLGKKQISNLLNEAYRKLGLKDTVIFADQIMYTGFAYAALSGVSVGIDDMVVPAAKYTEIAEAEEEVREIQEQYQSGLVTAGERYNKVIDIWASTNDRVAKAMMANLSSETVINRDGEEEQQESFNSIYMMADSGARGSAAQIRQLAGMRGLMARPDGSIIETPITANFKEGLNVLQYFISTHGARKGLADTALKTANSGYLTRRLVDVAQDVVVTEHDCGTHEGVDMMPHIEGGDVKVALTELALGRVVAEDVLKPGTEEVLIPRNTLIDEKWCQIMEDNSVDSMKVRSVVTCDSDFGCCAQCYGRDLARGHLVNQGEAVGVIAAQSIGEPGTQLTMRTFHIGGAASTAAAENSIQAKTTGTVKLHNAKFVINKDKKLVITSRASELTIIDEFGRTKEKHKLPYGSILSKGDNDAVTTGEVVANWEAHTMPIITEVAGRIQFVDMIDGVTVSRQTDDLTGLSSSEVTDPAARPAAGKDMRPAIKLVDEQGNDVMIPGTEMPAHYFLPGKAIVNIEDGAEVGIGDTLSRIPQKSGGNKDITGGLPRVADLFEARKPKEPAILAEHTGTVSFGKETKGKRRLVITRDSGEAYEEMIPKHRQLNVFEGERVECGDVIADGPESPHDILRLRGVHAVTQYIANEVQEVYRLQGVKINDKHIETIVRQMLRKCTITFAGDSEFLPGEQVEYSQVKIANRNLEAEGKEPARFERELLGITKASLATESFISAASFQETTRVLTEAAVSGKRDDLRGLKENVIVGRLIPAGTGFAYHQERQAKRVEAQEGPSAEQATDNLAALLNAGFSSDD